In the Kitasatospora terrestris genome, one interval contains:
- a CDS encoding nucleotidyltransferase family protein — MEDRIPALVLAAGGGRRLGGRPKALLPYRGRPLLEHALAVARDAGCAPLLAVLGAAAEEVRERVDTGDCRLVDNPDWATGMGSSLRAGLAALPADAPAVLVLLVDTPGVTPAAAARLLAAHRAGAGLAAAAYGGRRGHPVLIGRRFLAEAAAGASGDAGARALLAAHPGELVLVECGDVADPDDLDTPADLARWTATDPKRP, encoded by the coding sequence ATGGAAGACCGCATCCCCGCGCTGGTCCTGGCGGCGGGCGGCGGACGGCGCCTCGGCGGGCGGCCGAAGGCGCTGCTGCCGTACCGCGGCCGGCCGCTGCTGGAGCACGCCCTCGCGGTCGCCCGGGACGCCGGCTGCGCCCCGCTGCTCGCCGTTCTCGGCGCCGCCGCCGAGGAGGTCCGCGAGCGGGTGGACACCGGCGACTGTCGACTCGTCGACAATCCGGACTGGGCGACCGGCATGGGCTCCTCGCTGCGGGCCGGGCTGGCCGCCCTCCCGGCGGACGCGCCGGCCGTGCTCGTCCTGCTGGTCGACACCCCGGGCGTCACCCCGGCCGCCGCCGCCCGGCTGCTGGCCGCGCACCGGGCCGGCGCCGGGCTCGCGGCCGCGGCGTACGGCGGCCGGCGCGGCCACCCGGTGCTGATCGGCCGGCGCTTCCTCGCCGAAGCGGCCGCCGGGGCGAGCGGCGACGCGGGCGCCCGTGCGCTGCTCGCCGCCCACCCCGGCGAGCTGGTCCTGGTCGAGTGCGGGGACGTCGCCGACCCGGACGAT
- a CDS encoding HNH endonuclease family protein: MRARRTAVLSVLLPVLALAGCTSGGKTSHESVPPGQAQGANPLQNPDGTGPGLAPITSAADRAAGIALIAKVKTAAPGPKTGYDRDQFGPAWTDNVDGVPLGHNDCGTRDDVLARDGRAVEHKDGSACVVTGMTIWDPYTGKNVQWTKAQASKIQIDHVMPLSYDWQQGAAQWDKAKRVQIANDPLNLIPADGSQNASKGDSGPASWLPANQAVRCSYAVRWAQVSLKYQLPVTPADKQAMLQQCGG; this comes from the coding sequence GTGCGCGCGCGCCGTACCGCCGTCCTGTCCGTCCTGCTGCCGGTGCTCGCGCTGGCGGGCTGCACCTCCGGCGGGAAGACCTCCCACGAGTCCGTCCCGCCCGGCCAGGCGCAGGGCGCCAACCCGCTGCAGAACCCCGACGGCACCGGGCCCGGCCTCGCCCCGATCACCTCCGCGGCCGACCGCGCGGCCGGGATCGCGCTGATCGCCAAGGTGAAGACCGCCGCCCCCGGCCCGAAGACCGGGTACGACCGCGACCAGTTCGGCCCCGCCTGGACGGACAACGTGGACGGCGTCCCGCTCGGCCACAACGACTGCGGCACCCGCGACGACGTCCTGGCCCGGGACGGGCGGGCCGTGGAGCACAAGGACGGCTCGGCGTGCGTGGTCACCGGGATGACCATCTGGGACCCGTACACCGGCAAGAACGTCCAGTGGACGAAGGCGCAGGCGTCGAAGATCCAGATCGACCACGTGATGCCGCTCTCCTACGACTGGCAGCAGGGCGCCGCCCAGTGGGACAAGGCGAAGCGGGTCCAGATCGCCAACGACCCGCTCAACCTGATCCCCGCCGACGGCTCGCAGAACGCGTCCAAGGGCGACTCCGGCCCGGCCTCCTGGCTCCCCGCCAACCAGGCGGTCCGCTGCTCGTACGCGGTGCGCTGGGCGCAGGTCTCGCTCAAGTACCAGCTGCCGGTGACCCCGGCGGACAAGCAGGCGATGCTCCAGCAGTGCGGCGGCTGA
- the moaA gene encoding GTP 3',8-cyclase MoaA: MARRTEHAHDGIEPLADRFGRIHTDLRVSLTDRCNLRCTYCMPAEGLDWLPRAEVLTDDEIVRLITVAVRRLGIRTVRLTGGEPLLRRGLPGLVARIAELGPELSLTTNGIGLARTAGELKAAGLRRVNVSLDTLRPERYAGITRRDRIADVLAGLAAARDAGLDPVKINAVPVRGVNDDELLDLVEFAGAHGYRMRFIESMPLDAQGAWDRQRMVTADEMLEVLGARWELVPVGRHGNAPAEEWRLAGTDTVVGVIASVTRPFCGGCDRVRLTADGQLRNCLFATEESDLRALLRGGADDARLEAAWRNTIARKGPGHDISSADFVQPARPMSAIGG; this comes from the coding sequence ATGGCACGCAGGACAGAGCACGCGCACGACGGCATCGAGCCGCTGGCCGACCGGTTCGGCCGGATCCACACCGACCTGAGGGTCTCCCTCACCGACCGGTGCAACCTCCGCTGCACGTACTGCATGCCGGCCGAGGGCCTGGACTGGCTGCCCCGGGCCGAGGTCCTCACCGACGACGAGATCGTCCGGCTGATCACCGTCGCCGTCCGGCGGCTCGGCATCCGCACCGTCCGGCTGACCGGCGGCGAACCGCTGCTGCGGCGCGGCCTGCCGGGGCTGGTCGCCCGGATCGCCGAGCTCGGACCCGAGCTGTCGCTGACCACCAACGGCATCGGACTGGCCCGGACGGCGGGCGAGCTGAAGGCCGCCGGGCTGCGCCGGGTCAACGTCAGCCTGGACACCCTGCGGCCCGAACGGTACGCCGGGATCACCCGGCGGGACCGGATCGCCGACGTCCTCGCCGGCCTGGCGGCGGCCCGGGACGCCGGGCTGGACCCGGTGAAGATCAACGCGGTGCCGGTGCGCGGCGTGAACGACGACGAGCTCCTCGACCTGGTGGAGTTCGCCGGCGCGCACGGGTACCGGATGCGCTTCATCGAGTCGATGCCGCTGGACGCGCAGGGCGCCTGGGACCGGCAGCGGATGGTCACCGCCGACGAGATGCTGGAGGTCCTCGGCGCCCGGTGGGAGCTGGTGCCCGTCGGGCGGCACGGCAACGCGCCGGCCGAGGAGTGGCGCCTGGCCGGGACGGACACCGTGGTCGGGGTGATCGCCTCGGTGACCCGGCCGTTCTGCGGCGGCTGCGACCGCGTCCGGCTGACCGCCGACGGGCAGCTGCGCAACTGCCTGTTCGCGACCGAGGAGTCCGACCTGCGGGCGCTGCTGCGCGGCGGCGCGGACGACGCGCGGCTCGAGGCGGCCTGGCGCAACACCATCGCCCGCAAGGGCCCGGGCCACGACATCTCCTCGGCGGACTTCGTGCAGCCGGCCCGCCCGATGTCGGCCATCGGCGGCTGA